Genomic DNA from Pygocentrus nattereri isolate fPygNat1 chromosome 11, fPygNat1.pri, whole genome shotgun sequence:
GAGATAAGGTGGCGTCTTGCTCGTTTCTCCACTAGTTTCAACACTAGTCTCTATTTTTAGTCTCTTTTGTCTTTAACTCCCATCATTCCAAAGACCCATTTCTTCCTTCTCCAGGCATTTCCAAATCGTCCTTGTGCAttctatatataaaaataaccactacatttttaaacaatcgTTTTAACATAAACTACAGAAAGTATTGTTGGACATCTTGTTTTAAACTGTCACATTTAGTATTAGTaattatgtatatacatacattttctaagccacttatccatCTGGGTCACGTAACTTAATTTATGGATAATTATACAGAAAAGGCCATTAATGATGTCTCCagacatttttgtaaagctaCATTTTTCTCTTATATGAgaaataaatctaaaaatagacattttaaaaagtatatgaaatcattaaaaatgaccataaaatatattttctcttATACATTGAACAGGAATACCCAAGAGGATCATACCATGCCTTCTCTGAACCTAtactaaatgaaattaaaacatgtttgtttttgttattagtATATTTTCACTACATATACCCACTGCAAATGTACATGATTAATGTCTTTTTtgtatatacaaaaatatatgcatTCATAAGCATGAACAGAGAGATATTTATATAGGGAAAAATATGTGAATATTTGTTTCCCCTCTTGTAGTTTACATGAACAACACTGAAGATGGCAACAACCTTATTTCtggcttgttttgtttgtgtgtgtccatgagtgtgtgtgcatgtgtgtgtgtgtcatacaGAGAGAatctgtctgtgcatgtgcatcacaattattacataatcatgtGATCAtaattatttgagctgatggCATTTTTAGCTGACCACAACTGGGAGCATTTTTACCAGTTGAGAAccaaagaaatatatatatatatatatatatatatatatatatatatatttatttatttatttattgagacATTATTGACCATACAAAAGCAATAAATGCTCTAACTTGTTGCTATAACACTTTTAGAAAGCAGAGGcaagtaacgtttgtttatttgatgtttgttaataacgcctttagagggcagtgagtagtgttcatttatttgatgttagttaaATAACAACCTTAGTGGAAGGTggtgagtagtgtttgtttaagcTGAAAATGTCTGTCATTAATTGGGATCTACTAAGTATAAAAATATAGGAAGCCAGACAGCTTAACAGGCCTTAGGCTTTGATTTGTCATGtacaatgataaaaaaaatatatatattttttttaactacatagCAAAATTTCATGTTGTGACAGACCTATTATGTGCATGTGTAAGCTAGCAAACAGCAGtgtctttaagaagctcttttTAAACAAACTTAAAAGGTGTACAAACCTTTCACTGATGACGGAAGCAACTCGCGTCTATCACAACAATTCTTTTCCACCACCACGACACTGCCTGCTCTTCCTCCTGTGGCTGTCCATTGCACGAATACAAACCTCTCGAATACACCTTGtcatttttgtcagtgttgtggAGCTGCCAGCAATATCATCACTGATCATATCAATCTGTCTGAGCCTGAGTCCTTGTGAGAATCTGTAGTAGAAAGAAATAATGTAATACACACTGACAAGACCTCTGTAGCATGTGCGTGCCTTAACAGTAGtgtttataatgtatttataaaagaCAGTGTTATATTGCTATTTTTCATTATACAAATACAGTATAGCACCTGTAAATATACTTCATCCAACTGAAGAGAGATGATTTAGACTTTTCAAACAGGGGAGCCAGCTCTGATAGTTTTTGAGACTCTTCTGTGACCTGCTCTTTTACAGCACCTGCAAACATGCCAAACATGTATCattgttttttacattacaCCTTgatgtgatatattgcacaCCCTTCACACTACATTACTATTAATGATTTATCAGCAATTTAATATGCCTTTAGATTTATtcattagtaataataataatgagaagaaaaaaaggataTTGTTTATGATAAGCTTAGTATAAGTGTGATGTTCTGTTCAGCGGAAATTAGCAAGCCATATCACATACCAGATGTACTGATCCTTCTTTGAGCAAGTTAGAGAAACCTCCCAGTTTACAGCTGAGGGAGGTTTTTGTATGGCACTCTATCACTGTGTGAACGGAGTAGCGTCATCCtgctgacagtaataatctcctgcatcttcaggcTGAACTCCAGTGATCTTCAGAGTGAAATCTCTGTTGTAgccactgccactgaaacgaTCTGGAATTCCAGACTGACGAGTGGTGGCTGTATAAATCAGGAGTTTAGGAGATTCTCCGGGTTTCTGCAGGTACCAGTACAGATCATCATCAATATCCACATCAGCTCTGCAGCTGAGAGTAACAGtctctcctggagaaacagaCTGAGACGCCGGAGACTGAGTGAGAATTATGTCCCCCAAAGAgtctgaaacaaaaacaaaaaaaaattacatgaaaaatgagactttttaatCTCCTTCCTCCAGAGTATTCAACAGCCAAATTTGGacagaatataaatatacagatgataaactgtgaacacagttttgatatttaacaagcatttattttaattagtgaAAAGTTCCTCTCACCCTGAGTGATCAGCCCCAGTGCTCCCAGCAGAAGAACCAGTATTATCATCATtgctctgtgtgtctctgaaaGGACTGAAGACTGATCAGCACTACAGCTCTTAAAGTGTGTGGAGCAGTGAAGCAGCTCACATATGCAAACAGCACAGGCCTCTGATCCACACCAGCAGAACAGAGTCTACATTAGCACTGATAATATTCATAAGACTAAACTATATTCAATCATCAACCTCAATGcagaaaataacatttcatatCTATTGATATGCacaaatatacatttacacagtttttttcctgtttacaCTACACCTCAGaaatttcattacatttcaatCCTCACTCTCAAATCTTTCAGATTTCATGGAAATAGTTTTGATCTTTTTTCAGTATTATAGAATTAATTCAatagatattaaataataagttttaagattaataacaaATGATAAACAGGATTGAAGGAAACAAGGAGTTTTTGTATGACAGCTTCAATAGAATGTATCACTGTGATGGAGGAACTAAAGTCATTGTGAAAATGGATGGCTCAGAGGTGAAGGAGGGGGTTCTGACCAGCACACAACAAGAATGGCCGCTACAGCCGCAGCAGCACCCTGACCCTCAGCAAAGCACTTTGGGAAAAGGGGGAGGGGTTTGGCTGTGCAGTCTCCCATGGCGGCGTTCGTCAGCCAATCATGTTCTGAAAGAGCGGCTGTAAAGACCAGCAGCTCCAAGACAAAGCTTAACATAGAGCTACTTCTACATCATCTACATGTGACGTTCATTACAAAAGGGATAATGCACACTAAAATAGGGTTATATAAAATTACCCTTTAATCATCGACTACGCCACCCAAGGAATTTCACCTCGGGAAATAATTAGTAATTCTAGCCACAAGAAAAACTCAGGTTCCTTTGTCTAAGACAGAGACATGTTTTCCAcaagtcagttttttttattttcagaaaatacttttatttcatgtcaacattcatttcaaaaactCCAATAGCTatctaaaactataaaaatacttAGCTGCAGCTGTTAAATTAAATCAACACTTGTCAAAAAAAGCATGGAAAAATGATCCCATATTAGGGACTGGAAACTAGAAAGTTAGCTACCACCGCAatttattgaaaaagaaaaagcatagaGAGAttcctaaacaaaaaaaacaaaaccaattaGAGTCACAAGAAAACAgaataactaaataaacaaacccaaaactgaaaacataccCAAATAAACCACtcacataagaaaaataaacttaaacagTAGGAAAAACGATACAAATAAGAGCTACAAGCCAAACCAAAATAAGGCCTGCGcttcaaagaaaataaagaataattaaactaaaaaaatacacagataaataaagaaataattaacTAAACTAAgcccaaaatattaacaaaaatataatctaACGAATTTCGAAAAATAGGATCAAAAAACCCAACACAAgagtcagaaaaaataaataaataaccttaaCACAAAAAAACCGGAAATCTCCAAAGGAGATAACCCGCGTctgggcaaaaaaaacaaaaaaaagtaaacaaacaactacccaaaaacaaataaataaccaagGGAATAGCAAATTAACAACTAGTCTTCAAGTAGCACCTTAAAAAGATATACCGCTTCCCCAAAATATggagcagaggagaaaaaaacgaaaccaaaaacataagaaaaacagcagcaccacagaAGAAGGAGCAGCAGAGGGACATTAACCTCCCTTACCCGAGATTTACTCGGCCCACATCTGAAAGATACAAATATTAATTACACACTACTCTCGACCAGGATAAGCTAGCAATGAAGAGGCAGAGTAAAAACTAAATGGAGGCCTTGGACCACAGcaccacaccaacactgcaATCACTGACTTGAATAAAACATGCCAATTGTTGCAGTTGTGCCTCACTGCACCACGTCAAACCACGCAGCAACCCACGGGCCAAACCGACCGGAAGGTCAAATTCACCGGCAaaaagagggggggaggggcATGCAGGGCAGAGGACTCCCTAAGCCCTCCTTTTTATAGGGTCACAGTGACGTCCCAATATTAACCCATACCAGTAGTATTGAATGAGAATAAGTGAACAAGAACACCATCTGCCACATACAGTAGAGTTTAAACTCTACACAGCGCTCATGTTCCTGTCTTTactctgttctctgtcctgtTGCTGTTCCTGTGGTTCTGCTGAGCTGAAATGAAGCTGAATCTAGAACATCGTCTTTTCTTTTACTCTGTTTAATGGTCAAGCTGCTTGAGTGAGTTTGGCTGAACGAAGCTGAACACCTGCTGAAAGTGTTGCTCTACTCTGGGAGAAAGTggacgactcaggcctgttAATGCAAATCTGAGATTCACCccgctgctctctctctctctctctctctctctctctctctctgtttactaCTTTATACTGCTTGTCTGTGTTCAGCTGGGTGGGGGTCTGGTTTCACTTCCTCCTTTAGTGCTGCTGCCCTCCAGGATGAGAGATTAATGTCCTGAGCTGACTGAGAGTGTGTCAGAGTCACAGTACTGTGAGTTTAATAGACTGAGCTGATGTTGAAGAGACTCAGTTTATAGACTAATGATGCTGATTAAAGACTTATGGAGTCTAAAATGGATCCTGATGGGATGGTATTGTATAAGAACAGGTTCTGTTTTGATTCTGAGGGATACGATGTGAGTATAAAACAGTGTAATGAGTTTTACTGATCAGTGTGAGAGAGCGTAACTCCAGGAGGGGCTGGGAGGGGCTGAGGTGGGCTGTGGCTCCCCCTGCTGGACAGTCTGCCTGATGGACTCTATGGTGCATCACTCTGCCTGCAGCTGCTGTAACCAGATGGAAAAACAGAGCTGCACACACAGAAATGAGTTACTTTCTCTTTAAAAagtgagagttgctggaatttctggttcagtacctgtctgattttttgtgatttgggaaatcacactaaacagtactctagaattatatttattattctcaatcagcaaggccagatatgctgagcgagctttagtgagagcatttctacactctataaggctgtccttccatttacatttctggcatttggctgacactcttatccagagtgacttacaatttgatcattttacataggtaggccaaggcagtgttagcccaagagtcttgcccaaggactcttattggtatagtgtagggtgtttgcctagGGGATTGAACCgaagtctacagtgtagaaggcagaggtgttaacctctacactatccaaccactaccAGTGGTTGCCTTCCAGGCAgactggaacacttccagcttggtttgttgccatttccgctctagtttccgaactgtttgttttaaggtacgggttttatcgttgtaccatggggtgagctttttctgccttattctttttattttaagtggcgtcacattttctaaagtggatcggaaggtattttctaaataatcggttagtaaatctagctccattgggtctgatggagtgaaaACTGGTGTTGATAGTTCtcagattttctataaattgtagggtggtaaaatgttttattgagcgctttgtagAATAATGAGGGGacatacatatattatggctaagtcgtagctcatacgaaattaggtaatggttggagattgctgaggtttgcggtaggatattaagcgtgtctatgttaagaccagTTGTGAAaactaaatgttaaataatgaaaatgtgttctctTTTGTGTCCAGATTTGTAACATGAATGGAAatgacctcaaaggaagtgaaagtgtcacattgtttctgattaatatctagagtattttggtagattacacagactccacctcccttgcctgaaaATCTTGGCCTATGTctataattatagcctacaggggtggcttcatttaaagctgaatattcatctggtctaacccatgtTTCAGTGAGGAAGCAAATGTTGAATTTATGAtcacttaatttaatttacaatgACTGCTTTgggggcggcacagtggcgtggtgggtggcgctgctgcCTCActgcaaggagggcctgggggggcgaccagggtcctctctgtgtggagtttcaaCCCGGTCTCACTCCCTATGCGTATGAAATCGTACGCAAAACTAAACACTGGGATGCGTACTCATGCGTACGCAGAGAGCTGCGTACAAATGTTACGCCGCtatcaaatacatgtaaatactcGCCGATTCCCGACAAATCGATCCCTAGGCTATATTTAGGTGTCCAAACTGATCGTAGTGTCTACTCTGTACAGTATATTAACGCAAACGCTAAAAAAAGATGAGACATTTGACGTTTTacgagttgagagagagagacatagagagagatgcacttaCTGAGCGAATGCCCAGAATACAGTGGGATTCGGTCAGAATTCTTCACTAAAAAGACCAACATAATCGCTTTATTAAAACCCTTCCTGAGCAATGATGTCTGAGGTAAATATAAGCGTGCTATACACTGGAGCACAGTATGTTCAGGCCTGCCACAGAGTAAGGGACGGAGATACACACCAATGAGCACACacgttattattaattaataataataatagtattaatattagtaattaatatattattcataattctgttattaattaataaactatGAGAGTTTAATAGTTTCATAGTTTAGGGTTTGTTCGGTTTGTTTTTGGCTACTTTTTTCTGATGTGTGGAGACAAACGTAATTTTCACCTAAACGTAttccttcttttattctctgtttctggTTCTTCTCAGGTTCTGATATGCCTAAATGAACTGATTAGTATCCAAGCTCAAATAATGATGGATTTTACATCTTCAGAAGTGATGTGCGAGGTTGCCAATTTAACAAAGGAATTTACTTTTAGTCATTCTTGTTCGTTTTAGTTAACCTCACTTGTAACAGGAATTCATTCATAATAGACCACGTATGGAAACATcccaatatatgtatgtatttagttAACAAGAATGTGCTCAGACAAAGACTCTTACTGTGAAGTTCTGGTTGCATTGGTAAGGTTGCTATCCAATTTGAGCGCGATTGCGACCATCGATATCAAGGTTTTGAAGCAAAGATCGTTTAAGGGAGGGTCTAAGTTAGGGCACTACATTTCATACAGCCTCATTTATGAAAGCTAATGCATTGAAGTGAAAGTGAGCGCCCCCCATCTTTCGGACTGTGTGCACTTCCGCCCGATCCTCTGGACACGGAACCACAGCTCGCTTTTCCCTCCACACGGTGAGTGTGTAAGCAGTCCGGTGCTTAACTTGACTTCGTTTTAATAACAGACACATGCAATTCTGAAtacattaacagttttttttcattaatataaacttaaataaaatgcaatattaagTAGGAGCTCGGTTTAACATCCCAAGAGTATAAGACAAATGTGCACAGTCTGGTCATGCTGCTAGCTAAACTAGTAAACTAGCTTAGATTAGCTAGCATGCCTTTAATAAACTTGAGATTTTAATCACTCTTCCTTTTGTAAGTATCGCAATTTCTATAAAGTTATGTTGCCCTGTGCACCATGTAGTAGTTTACTTTTGACATGCTAAGAATGCGTGTCGGTGTTTAAcaggtgaaaatgttctttgctagctagcattagaGCTGGCCTAATTAGAGCATGTGCCTAATATGTATACCTAAATAATCCACAGGTCTACACTAACATTACTCAAACTGTATGTCCATTAATGAATGATATAGAAATGACATTACAGCTAGAGCTGGTTGATATGTGAATTGTGAAAACATGAGTAAGAAGTTTTCATGATACGTGGTAGTATTTAATAAAtgagttaaaatattttcagagtATAAACgcacaatgatatttttttaaacatttcacacactgtgctctaCCAAATCTAGTTGGAGAGGCctaattacttttattactgaCAGTATCTGCAATATGCTCCGAAAAATTATATggtaacattaaatgttttgacatctatttttttcttttcacagaccTTTCAGATCCCTCCTCacatccatctatctctctatcctttatagCGACCCAACGACACTTTTAAGAGCCactcgtctgtctgtctatccatacATCCGTTTATAATCTGATTATAGATAATCAATttgtctatctacctatctgtttgtctatctatatatctatctgtctatctctctatctacttACCTACCTACCTCTCTGTCGTTCTACCTTTTTGGCTTTCTTTCTGGctgttcatctgtctgtctggctgacTGGATACCATGCCAGGTTCAACCCAAAAGACCTGCCAGTCATGCAAGGCACAAATAAATGTTGGCTGTAAACACTGCAAGCTGTGTGGGGCTTCTCAGCCCCAGAAAGTGAAATTGCAGCAGGCCAAAGACAAAGCATCAAAGGAATGGGCCCAAAAAATGTTGAATGGAAGAAACACCTCAAAGCTGATAAATTCCACCAATCTTCTAGTAAGTtaactaataataactaatcACATGGACTGTTTACATACATGGGTTTTGTAATACTACTAATATGTACTTATTGTTAACTTACAGCTCCACAAGTTTCACATGTTGGGTTATTACCCCCTTCTTCTTCTTGGGAGGAGGAAGACGAGGCAGGCCACAAATTTTAGGGCAGATGTTTTTTATCCTCAGCAGTTTTCTTCAGAAATGGAGAGGACATCAATTTCTACAATTCGTTTGCTGTATGAAGGTCTTCTAAAAGGCATGTTGAAATTAAGTGCATTGAgtatttcactcattcattttctgtgtCTCTCATATCTGCTTATCAAATCAGGAGGAATGAATGTTAATATGTCCTTCAAAGGACTGTAATTActataacattacattataatagtgtggtattataataacattatagTAATGTTTTTCTTCACGTAGTGGCTCTTAATCCAGAAGCCAACCCCAACTCTTCAAATGCTCCTGAGACCAACACCAGCTCTGCCCATACTCCTGAGACCAACACCAGCTTTTCACATGCTCCTGAGACCAACTTCAGCTGTTCAGATGGTCCTACAGAGAACCCCAGCTCTTCAGTTGCTCCCCTTCATACTGAACCTACATACACCTTAATTCTTACTCCTGTTACATCTGAAAAGgaaaattccacaggtgagACCCTTGCAAGCAAAGAACACAAAAGTTCCTGTCAGATGGTAATATTCACTATTATTACTCTTTCAGTTTATTACATTGAACTGTTAATGGTGTATCACTACGctcataaatgtgttttatatttgtgtatttacacaGTCATTTATACATTGTTTATAGATACATACAGATTAGTCACAAATTTaagcaataaacaataaaaatgttcatttgtaaGGTGATCCCAAGCTGCTAGAAAAGTTTATTGCCCCTTGGCATAGATGCAACCACCTTTATAATCCAGTGATTATTCTGGTCAAAATGCATCATTCATGTATGTCTCTTAACTAAAATCAGTCCTTCTGAGAGTGAAAGCAAGTACCAAAAAATAATGCTTAAcattcactgaatgtgtttgcggGTCCAgaattctatttctcactcatatAACATAATTTATTAAGGTTTCTATAAAGTAACTGAGTTAGAACATAGATGTTCGTGAAGGCTACATTAACTGGACTTTTTATCTTACGCACTTACTATATGGGCAATAGGCCGACACAATTAATTTTTTATCTTTGTTGGTCCAGTATTGTTCCCTTTCTGTTAATGGAAATAGAAGAGGTttgctgataaattgtgcagcacaATCTACACAACGGTCAATTACTGTAAACTTGTAAAATATATTGGCGATGTACTTGGCACCATGAATGAAACACGAGAGGTTTGTATTATCGGTCATGCATTCTGTGGAACTGtagttaataaaatattttcctcAACTTAGTGGTTCTTAATCTGGAAGTCAACCCCAGCTCTTCAGATGATCCTGAGACCAGCCCCATCTGTTCAGATGCTCCTGAGACCAGCCCCTTCTCTTCAGATGGTCCTGAGGCTAGCCCCAGCTTTTCAGCTCCTCCTGAGCCCCGCAGCAGCTCTTTAGATGAACTCAATCCAATTCTCTCCCCTGTTACATCTGGaaatgggaattccacagacAAGTACCCCTGCAAGAAAAGAACACAAGAAGTAACACCAAATGGTAAATTATTAGCTTCACTATACTTTTTAAGGTTATTGCATTGAACTGTAATCAGTCATTATGCAATAATACGACAGACAAAACAATCTAAGAttacattttcactttcagCAGAGAGTTAGCAAAAACAGCTAGCCTCTTGTTTACCATGAAAACTTGATAGTCTGTTTAGTTGTTGAACAATGGCACCCATGCCCATCATTTGCCTATTAAGCAACTGACACCCGCAATGCAGACCTAGCCGTGTTTAAATATCCCATAAACTAGTAAAGTAGATGAATGAAACGTTTGTCAAATCGTCAAACAATTAGCACCCACATCGGTACAGTTAATAAAACTATTGTATCATTGGAAACAAATCTAACCTTTATTAGATTCGTATTTGTGTAATCataattttatgtatgtatctgtaatgtatatgtatattcaaataataattCTGATGAAGAAATAATGTTGTTATATTTGTCATTGTTTCAGATCACTCTTATTGAACTGCGAATGAAAATAAGTATTAGATTCCTTAACATTCACTGAAGGAACCAGCAGGTTCAGACTTGTAGTCTTCCCTCCTTAAACTTTATAATACCTTGgttgttttgcattgttttctatgTAGCAACTGAACAACAATGACAGTGCAAGTGAGACAGTAGTTTCTCCAGGTTGGAACCACATGGGTGACCATGTGGTTTATTTGAGACATGAATAGAACACTGAgatgaaatgtgtttatatggcCTACTTGTTTTGAACTCATatgaagcagaaataaaatgcagggtaacaatacatgtaaaaaaaatatttaacactaCTATTTAGACTAATTTTATGTGTAGTTATATAGATGCATAGTTATATAGTTTGCCTGTTTACTTCTAAATAAGAGTTGTGTTGATGTCTTCACTCAGCCAGAATGCATTGATGTCACAACTCAGCCAGCTTGTGCTGCAGCGAAAATTTCGATGTCACAGCTCTAACTACtaatatgttttctttcatcTAGTGTCCAGCTCGACATTTAATCGTACTTTTCCCTGcaagaaaagaagaataaagatcAACCCAAGTGGTAAAATCATATTCTCACAATCTGGGGTTCTATTGGGTTCAtctatttaattgaattgatgTATAACtgaaattgtaattatttttacctagactagtttatttgattatattaagaagaatgtaatatttcagaaatattttctcaggtgcctgaAACATTTGCATAGTACCAAATACTGGTGCATGCAGCTCAAAAATTATAATTTCAtcaaaaagttcatttatttcagtaattcagttcAAAAAGTGAAACTTATATATTGTATAGATACATGACAAACATAGTGATCTATttcaagtgtttttcttttaatgttggtAATTCTGGCTTACAGTCAATGAAAACCCAAAAGTCATTACCttaaaaaattagaatattatataagaccaatttttaaaaaaatttttaataCAGAAATGACTACTGAaaagtatgtacagtatatgcacTCAACACTTGGTCAGGGCTCTTTTTGCATGAATTACTGCATCAGTGCGGCGTGTCATGGAGGCGATCAGTCTGTGGCACTGCTGAAGTGTTATGGAAGACCAGGTTGCTTTGATGGCTGCCCAAACCATCACTGATTGTGGAAACTTAACACTAGACCTCAAGCAGCTTGGATTGTATGCCTCTACACtcttcctccagactctggGACCTTGATTTCCAAATGAAATGCAACATTTACTTTTAGCTGAAAACAAGACCTTGGACCACTGAGCAGCAGTCCAGTCCTTTTTGTCTGTGAACAGCCAGCTTCTTTAGCAATGACCTTTTGTGGCTTACCCATCCTTGTGGAGGGTGTCAACGACTGCCTTCTGGACATCTGTCAAGTCAGCAGTCTTTCCCATGCTAGTGTAGCCTATTGAACCAGACTAAGGGACCGCTTTAAAGGCTTAGAAAACCTTAATTTTCTGAGATAATAACGTTTGGGTTTTCATTGACTGTAAGCCATGAAcatcaacattaaaagaaataaacgcCTGAAATAGATCACTACGTTTGTCTATCTATACAATATATGGCTTACACTTTTTGaattgaattactgaaataaatcaacTTTATGATGAAATTCTAATTTATTGAGATGCACCTGTACATTACAAACACTGGATATCTGGTAGGTTTACAGCAAAAGGTTGGCCCTGAGTACTAGAACCACTGCATTATAGGACATTGCTTTAATTAATCTAAATATATGACTACATACATTAACAAAGCTGGTCATAAT
This window encodes:
- the LOC119264245 gene encoding putative uncharacterized protein DDB_G0290521 gives rise to the protein MPGSTQKTCQSCKAQINVGCKHCKLCGASQPQKVKLQQAKDKASKEWAQKMLNGRNTSKLINSTNLLLHKFHMLGYYPLLLLGRRKTRQATNFRADVFYPQQFSSEMERTSISTIRLLYEGLLKVALNPEANPNSSNAPETNTSSAHTPETNTSFSHAPETNFSCSDGPTENPSSSVAPLHTEPTYTLILTPVTSEKENSTVVLNLEVNPSSSDDPETSPICSDAPETSPFSSDGPEASPSFSAPPEPRSSSLDELNPILSPVTSGNGNSTDKYPCKKRTQEVTPNVSSSTFNRTFPCKKRRIKINPSECPVHTMADTYPVQKILSQRVSKEGTKEVKVRWQQCSGCGIKWKDTWEPFNEIFP